The window AGATAGTCACCGACCCCGCAGTCGTCGAGTTCCCGACGGACAACGCGACGGCGACGACAGCGGGATAGCCCACTTTATTTCGACGCTTCTATAGGTCGGCGGTGACCTCGTTGTGGCATGGGAAGTCACGGCAGGACCGCAAGCACGGCAGGGGGACCCCGGCTACCCGACGCGGTTCCGTTCGACCTGACGACCGTGACGCGACTCAGTTGGGAGTTAGGGTCGCAGGTCGTCTCGGACGCGACGCGACTGTCCGAGTGGGAACACGCCACGTCGGGACGGAGGCTCGCCGTCTACGACGCAACCGACCACACCGTCGTCCTCGGCGTCCGGACGCCGGTCGGGCGCGAACGCTTCTTCGGAGCGACGAAGCACGACGTGGACGCGAAGCGGTCGCGCCTCCGCGACGCCGAGAACTGGCGGCGATGCGAGTAACAGAGAACCGAATCGAGCGCGGTTTTCGCGTCTATCGGGCGTAGAGTTTCTTCCCGAGGAGCGGCGCGAGCGTGACCCCGTCGTCGGGCGAGACCGCGGCGTAGGGCCGCGAGACCGGGCCGAAGACGTCCACCACGCGACCGACCTCGTTCAGTTGCTCGTCGATGGCCTGCGTGCCGACGTTCGGGGGGTCGTCGTCGGGACACCGGACGACGGCGAGACCCTGCGCCGTCCGGACGACTTCGCCGAGCGCCTCCATCACTCTCGGAGCGCCGCGACGTACGCCGCGACCGCCTGAATCAGGTCGTTCTTCGTCGAGTCGTCGGCGTTCTGGACCAGCACGCGACCCCGCTCGTTCCAGTTCTCGCGGGAGTAGGCCTTGTCGCGTTCGATTATCGCGTCGTAGCCCACCTGCTGGACTGCCTGAGCGATTTCGTCCACCGTCGGCTCCTCGACGGCCATCTCGGCGGCCACCCGGCGTCCCTCGTTGCGACTCTTCGCCGCGTCGAAGTACGCAGGCCACAGCACTTTCTCGACCATACGTCAACGTCTCTCCCCGGCCGTTAAACACCTTAGGAAAACAGCGAACGGAACAGCGCGTTCAGGGACGACGCGCGAGCAGGGCCGCACCGGCGAGCGCGCGAGCGTCGCGGAGACGCCGAACCCGGGGATGCTCCCCGACGAACTGTCGGTCGCGGTCGCAGTCGTCGTGTCCGCCTGCATCGCACCCTCTTCGGTGGTCGTCTCGGGCGCTTCAGTCGTCGTCTGGGTCGTGTCAGTGGTCTCGACCGTCGTCGTGGCGTTGGCCGCCGCGTAGGCCTCGGGGTGGAACGCCTTCGCCATCTGCACCACGGCGTTGACGACTCGCGGTGCGGGCTGGCTGATGTTCTCGTTGGTGACCGTGATGACCTGGTCGTTCTTCACCGCCGCGGTGCCGTTGTAGGCGTCGGTCTTCGGGTAGACGCCGTACTGGCCGATTTGGACTATCCACTCGGGGTTCTGCTGGACGATGACCTCCTCGCTTATCTGGCCGTAGCCCGAGATGTTCGCTTCGGCCGCGATGTTGGTCCCACCGGCGAGTTCGACCATGTTGCCGATGAAGGTGCCCGCTCCGGCGGTGTAGCCACCGCCCACGGAGACGAACACGCGCGGTCGCTCGGAGTTCTCGACCGCCTGCCGGACGGTCTCGATTCGGTCTTTCATGGACGCGACCGTCTCGTTAGCGGCTTCGCAGTTCCCGGTGAGTTCCCCCGTCAGTCGGGTCTTGGCGTAGATGTCCTCGACCGAACTGGCGAACCCGAACCGGAAGACGGTCAGTCCGGCGTCGCGGAGTCGCTGGACCGTCTCGTTCGAGATGACGTTCGGTGCGAGGACGAGGTCGGGTTCCGTCGAGACGACCTTCTCGACGTTGACCTGCGTCTGTCCCGCGCCGGAGACGTTAGTACGGGACTCGGCCCCCTCCAGATACGAGGCGTACTGCGAGACGCCGACGACCTGTTCCTTCCCGCCGATTTCCCACATCGTCTGGGCCGCGCTCGGCGAGAGCGTGACGACTCGTTCCGGTTTCTGTTCGACCGTCACTTCGGTTCCCGTCGCGTCCGTCTCCGTGACGGGGAACGAACAGTCCGCCTGCGCCGCGCTCGCTCGGACGTCGGTCCCGACGTCGGCGTCGGTCCCGGTCACGGCCGTCGCACCCACCGGAGCGACGCCCGCCGCGAGCAACAACAGTACCGCAAACACGCTCGTGACCTTCTGTCTCATGCGTTTCCCACTCCGACCGTGTCCAATAAGTATTTACCTAAAGCAAACTGGCTTTCAGGTGATGCGACAGGGTGCGCGAGTCGTCGGATGGTCGTCCGGACTAGCCGCCGCGCTGGGGGTCGTGGTGGTGGTGAGCGCGGCCGTCGGCCCGGTGCCCATCGACTACCTCGTGGTGGCGAAGGTGTTGCTGAACGCGCTCGCAGTACCCGCGGGGGTCGGCGTCGCCGACCGGACGCTCCGAATCGCGGGACTCGCCGTCACGATGCCCGTGCCGACCGTCGAGTTCGCGCCGATATTTCACTTCGCCGCGCCCGATACCGCCCGGACCATCGTGATGACGCTCCGCCTGCCACGAATCGCGCTCGGGGCGGTCGTCGGACTGGCGCTCTCGACCGCTGGCGTCGTCATGCAGGGGTTCTTCCGGAACCCGATGGCCGACCCCTCGATAATCGGGGTCTCGTCGGGCGCGGCGGTGGGCGCGGTGGCGACCATCGCGCTCCCGCTGGCGGTCCCCTTCTCGCTCCCGACCGCCGCCTTCGTCGGCGCTATCGCGGCCGCGTTCGGAGTCTACGTGCTGGCGACGGAGGACGGCCGGACGCCGGTCGCCACCCTCCTGCTGGCGGGCGTGGCGGTCCAGACGTTCCTCGGCGCGGTGGTCTCGTTCCTGCTCCTCCAGACGGGCGAGAGCATGGAGCGGGCGGTGTTCTGGCTGATGGGCCACCTCCACCTCGCGTCGTGGGAGGACGTGCGACTCGTCCTCCCGGTCGCGGTCCTCGGATTCGCGGTCCTGATGGCCTACGCCCGGGACCTGAACGTCCTCCTGCTCGGCGAGGAGGACGCTCACGCGCTCGGCGTGGAGGTTGAGTGGACCAAGCGCCTCCTGCTGGCGGTCGCCAGCGTGATGACTGGCGCGGCGGTGGCAGTCACGGGCGTCATCGGCTTCGTCGGTCTGGTGGTGCCCCACGTCATGCGACTGCTGGTCGGCCCGGACCACCGAATCCTGCTCCCCACGTCGGCGCTCGCTGGCGCGACGTTCCTCGTCGCCACCGACACCGTGGCGCGTTCGGGCACGGCGGAACTCCCGGTCGGCATCGTGACCGCGTTCCTCGGCGCGCCGTTCTTCCTCTACCTGCTCCGCAAGCGGGAGGTGCACGCGCTGTGAACCGACGTTTCTACCGGCGGCGAAACTACCACTTCCGACAGGGTTGCGCTCGACTCGTCGTACCACGGTCCGGGTGGACTGAAAGGGGCCGCCCGGTTGCGTTTACGTGGTCGTCTGGCCGACCCCTATCTGCGTGCGGTTTGCGCAGATATGTCGGCCAGCGACCGCGACCGGTCGGGGGCTTTCTAAACGGTCTCGACGGAGCCTGTAGACCCTGCTTCAGTGCCGGAATGAACACCGAGAGGAACGTTTCTGCGGAGAACTAATCATGATAGAGATAGACGACGTCGCGGTCGAACTCGGCGGGAACCGCATCCTCGATGGGGTGACGACCACCGTCGAGGACGGCCAGTTCGTCGGTCTGGTCGGGCCGAACGGCGCGGGCAAGACGACCCTGCTCCGGACCATCAACGGGGTCGTCGAACCCGACCGCGGCGAGGTCCGGGTCGGCGGCGACCCGGTCGCCTCGCTCTCGTCGAAGGAGACGAGTCGCCGGGTCGCGGTCGTCCCGCAGGACACGACGCTCTCGTTCGACTTCCCGGTCGAGGAGGTCGTGGCGATGGGCCGCCACCCCTACCGGTCGCGGTTCTCGGGCGGCGCGGAACCGGCGGACGGTCCGTCCGACCGCGAGCGCGTGACCGCCGCGATGGAGCGCAC is drawn from Halorussus sp. MSC15.2 and contains these coding sequences:
- a CDS encoding H/ACA ribonucleoprotein complex subunit GAR1; this encodes MEALGEVVRTAQGLAVVRCPDDDPPNVGTQAIDEQLNEVGRVVDVFGPVSRPYAAVSPDDGVTLAPLLGKKLYAR
- the srp19 gene encoding signal recognition particle subunit SRP19, with protein sequence MVEKVLWPAYFDAAKSRNEGRRVAAEMAVEEPTVDEIAQAVQQVGYDAIIERDKAYSRENWNERGRVLVQNADDSTKNDLIQAVAAYVAALRE
- a CDS encoding PGF-CTERM-anchored ABC transporter substrate-binding protein; its protein translation is MRQKVTSVFAVLLLLAAGVAPVGATAVTGTDADVGTDVRASAAQADCSFPVTETDATGTEVTVEQKPERVVTLSPSAAQTMWEIGGKEQVVGVSQYASYLEGAESRTNVSGAGQTQVNVEKVVSTEPDLVLAPNVISNETVQRLRDAGLTVFRFGFASSVEDIYAKTRLTGELTGNCEAANETVASMKDRIETVRQAVENSERPRVFVSVGGGYTAGAGTFIGNMVELAGGTNIAAEANISGYGQISEEVIVQQNPEWIVQIGQYGVYPKTDAYNGTAAVKNDQVITVTNENISQPAPRVVNAVVQMAKAFHPEAYAAANATTTVETTDTTQTTTEAPETTTEEGAMQADTTTATATDSSSGSIPGFGVSATLARSPVRPCSRVVPERAVPFAVFLRCLTAGERR
- the btuC gene encoding vitamin B12 ABC transporter permease BtuC, whose amino-acid sequence is MRQGARVVGWSSGLAAALGVVVVVSAAVGPVPIDYLVVAKVLLNALAVPAGVGVADRTLRIAGLAVTMPVPTVEFAPIFHFAAPDTARTIVMTLRLPRIALGAVVGLALSTAGVVMQGFFRNPMADPSIIGVSSGAAVGAVATIALPLAVPFSLPTAAFVGAIAAAFGVYVLATEDGRTPVATLLLAGVAVQTFLGAVVSFLLLQTGESMERAVFWLMGHLHLASWEDVRLVLPVAVLGFAVLMAYARDLNVLLLGEEDAHALGVEVEWTKRLLLAVASVMTGAAVAVTGVIGFVGLVVPHVMRLLVGPDHRILLPTSALAGATFLVATDTVARSGTAELPVGIVTAFLGAPFFLYLLRKREVHAL